The Salvia miltiorrhiza cultivar Shanhuang (shh) chromosome 1, IMPLAD_Smil_shh, whole genome shotgun sequence genome has a window encoding:
- the LOC131023199 gene encoding chaperone protein dnaJ 20, chloroplastic-like: protein MNCKILQSGPKSGVYAIPKPNQWSETRMPESISFASQVSSSRISMRSLTGPRWARGTARIEAATAESLYEVLGIGESVSSVSDIKKAYKEMARKYHPDVSPPERVDENTRRFIMVKEAYETLSNPQRRALYDRNLAGGHHYQKIEENDEWKMRWQSQLDELKRRSNNISRRERVSWGARMRTQI, encoded by the exons ATGAACTGCAAAATCTTACAATCGGGCCCGAAATCCGGCGTTTACGCAATCCCAAAGCCCAATCAATGGAGCGAAACCCGCATGCCCGAATCAATCTCCTTCGCGTCGCAGGTATCGAGCTCGAGAATCTCGATGAGGAGCCTGACCGGGCCGCGCTGGGCCCGAGGCACGGCCAGAATAGAGGCCGCAACTGCAGAGTCACTGTACGAAGTGCTGGGAATCGGAGAGAGCGTGAGTTCGGTTTCCGACATCAAAAAAGCGTATAAAGAGATGGCTAGAAAGTACCATCCGGACGTTTCGCCACCGGAGAGAGTGGACGAGAACACGAGGAGGTTTATAATGGTGAAAGAGGCTTACGAGACGCTCTCCAATCCGCAGAGGAGAGCTCTCTACGACAGGAATCTCGCCGGCGGCCATCACTACCAG aaaatagaagaaaatgATGAGTGGAAGATGAGGTGGCAGTCTCAGCTTGATGAGTTGAAGAGGAGAAGCAATAATATTTCGAGACGAGAGAGAGTGTCATGGGGTGCACGAATGCGTACTCAAATATGA